From a single Rickettsia endosymbiont of Cantharis rufa genomic region:
- the lpxK gene encoding tetraacyldisaccharide 4'-kinase, translating into MIKLLYPKFWQRRNIIAYSLLPISLIYQFLGYLRASLARPIMLPARVICVGNCSVGGTGKTQIVIYLAKLLRARNVSFVIVTKAYGSNLKNATTIHQGHTALEVGDEGVILAKHGTVITTKNIKQIQPLINELKPDVIVVDDFLQNPHFYKDATIVSIDGQRLFGNGFLIPAGPLRQYPNKTLDAADLIFLVSSTNDKIPNILTLYIDKLINAQIVPSSNIDKNKNYFAFSGIGNPERFFLTLKNYGLNITGYKIFPDHYNYLQADLENLYSLAKDHDAILITTRKDYVKFNDLNDVIICLDVELSINNLDLLNEKIFKKAQIFN; encoded by the coding sequence ATGATTAAACTTTTGTATCCTAAATTTTGGCAGAGGCGAAATATTATAGCTTACTCGCTTTTGCCGATAAGCTTGATATATCAATTTTTAGGCTATTTGCGAGCCAGTTTAGCGCGTCCTATTATGTTGCCTGCTAGAGTTATTTGCGTCGGCAACTGTAGTGTAGGAGGTACGGGCAAGACGCAAATAGTAATATATCTAGCCAAATTACTAAGAGCTAGAAATGTAAGTTTTGTAATAGTCACTAAGGCTTACGGTAGTAACCTTAAAAATGCAACTACCATACATCAAGGACATACAGCATTAGAGGTAGGAGATGAAGGGGTAATACTTGCAAAGCACGGAACAGTTATTACTACTAAAAATATTAAACAAATCCAGCCATTAATTAACGAGCTTAAACCTGATGTAATAGTAGTTGATGATTTTCTACAAAATCCTCATTTTTATAAAGATGCTACTATAGTTTCAATAGATGGCCAAAGGCTTTTCGGTAACGGCTTTTTGATTCCAGCCGGTCCTTTAAGACAATATCCAAATAAGACCCTTGATGCAGCTGATTTAATTTTTTTAGTCAGTAGTACCAATGATAAAATACCGAATATTTTAACTCTTTATATTGATAAATTAATAAATGCTCAAATAGTTCCCTCAAGTAATATAGACAAAAATAAAAATTACTTTGCTTTTAGCGGCATCGGTAATCCTGAGCGCTTCTTTTTGACTTTAAAAAATTATGGACTTAATATAACCGGTTACAAAATCTTTCCTGACCATTATAATTATTTACAAGCAGATTTAGAAAATTTATATTCATTAGCTAAAGATCATGATGCTATCTTAATTACTACAAGAAAAGATTATGTTAAATTTAATGATTTAAATGATGTAATCATATGCTTGGATGTAGAATTATCTATCAACAACCTTGATTTATTGAATGAAAAAATTTTTAAAAAAGCCCAGATATTTAATTGA
- a CDS encoding lipid A biosynthesis lauroyl acyltransferase (Acylates the intermediate (KDO)2-lipid IVA to form (KDO)2-(lauroyl)-lipid IVA) — protein sequence MKKFLKKPRYLIEYFIVVIFLKVMGMFSIDRAADICSFIARKIGILFAANKIARRNIKAVFGDMFDTQKTIDQTWDNFGRFIGECAYVNKMSETELEHRVEIIGFENIKKLEGQPFLLFSGHFANWDIGLNLLHKSYPKFAVIYRKANNPYVNKLINESRASDKLRLIPKGPDGSRALVRAIKEREAIAMLVDQKMNDGIEVPFLGRPAMTANAIAKLALQYKYPIMPCQIIRTKGSYFKVIVHPQLKFEQSGDNKIDCYNIMLNINQMLGEWVKQNPSQWLWFHNRWKK from the coding sequence ATGAAAAAATTTTTAAAAAAGCCCAGATATTTAATTGAGTATTTTATCGTTGTTATATTCCTGAAAGTAATGGGGATGTTCAGTATAGATAGAGCAGCAGATATTTGTAGTTTTATAGCTAGAAAAATCGGCATATTATTTGCTGCTAATAAAATTGCTAGAAGAAATATTAAAGCAGTATTCGGCGATATGTTTGATACCCAAAAAACCATAGATCAAACTTGGGATAATTTTGGCAGATTTATCGGCGAATGTGCGTATGTTAACAAAATGAGCGAAACAGAGTTAGAACATAGAGTCGAAATAATTGGGTTTGAAAATATAAAAAAGCTTGAAGGGCAACCTTTTTTATTATTTAGCGGTCATTTTGCTAATTGGGATATTGGTCTTAACCTTCTACATAAATCTTATCCAAAATTCGCCGTGATTTATCGTAAAGCAAATAACCCATATGTTAATAAGTTAATTAATGAAAGCCGTGCTAGTGATAAATTAAGGCTTATACCGAAAGGTCCTGACGGTAGCAGAGCTTTAGTTAGGGCTATCAAGGAACGTGAGGCTATTGCGATGCTTGTTGATCAAAAAATGAATGATGGAATTGAAGTGCCATTTTTAGGGCGCCCTGCTATGACTGCAAATGCCATCGCTAAACTTGCTTTACAGTATAAATATCCGATTATGCCTTGTCAAATTATCAGAACCAAAGGTAGCTATTTTAAAGTAATAGTTCACCCACAATTAAAGTTTGAGCAAAGCGGTGATAATAAAATCGATTGCTACAATATAATGCTTAATATTAACCAAATGCTAGGAGAATGGGTTAAGCAAAACCCTTCTCAATGGCTATGGTTTCACAATAGATGGAAGAAGTAA
- the bcp gene encoding thioredoxin-dependent thiol peroxidase, with protein MTLEIGKKAPDFSLHIGKDKIIKLSDLKGRFAVLYFYPKDDTPGCTLEAQDFNRLKPEFDKLNTVIIGVSKDKLDSHDKFKERYGLGFDLASDENSNLCEQLGVWIEKSMFGKKYMGIDRATFLLDKDGIVKHIWRSVNAKNHAQGVLEKLRTMTN; from the coding sequence ATGACATTAGAAATAGGGAAAAAAGCCCCTGATTTTTCGCTGCATATAGGTAAAGACAAAATTATTAAACTATCGGACTTAAAGGGGCGATTCGCAGTATTATATTTTTATCCGAAAGACGATACGCCCGGATGTACTCTTGAAGCACAAGATTTTAACAGGCTAAAACCGGAATTCGATAAACTTAATACGGTAATTATCGGGGTATCCAAAGATAAACTTGATTCTCATGATAAATTTAAAGAAAGATACGGCTTGGGATTTGATTTAGCGTCTGATGAAAATTCAAATTTATGCGAACAATTAGGGGTATGGATAGAAAAATCAATGTTCGGTAAAAAATATATGGGCATTGACAGAGCTACGTTCTTACTTGATAAAGACGGCATCGTTAAACATATTTGGCGTTCGGTAAATGCTAAAAACCACGCTCAAGGGGTACTTGAAAAATTACGTACTATGACAAACTAA
- a CDS encoding HU family DNA-binding protein, with protein MTITKEKIASMLSSKLGFSNNLCEEIVNTVFSNILETAKEQKLTLRNFGSFEVKQKNPRLGINFHTKSPVIIESKKNLRFAPSSKLKALVNEYDKQ; from the coding sequence ATGACTATTACCAAAGAAAAAATTGCATCTATGTTAAGCTCCAAATTGGGTTTTTCAAATAATTTATGTGAGGAAATAGTTAATACGGTTTTTTCTAACATTTTAGAAACAGCAAAAGAGCAAAAATTAACTTTAAGAAATTTCGGTAGTTTTGAGGTTAAACAAAAAAATCCACGTCTTGGAATAAATTTTCATACTAAATCTCCGGTAATTATAGAATCAAAAAAGAATTTACGTTTTGCTCCTTCTTCCAAATTAAAGGCCCTAGTCAATGAATATGACAAACAATAA
- a CDS encoding palindromic element RPE5 domain-containing protein, translating into MTNNKSIGLTKKYYFASEVIERLNIASHQLRYLETKIPGLSNYKINNRKYYTANDIELLQKSLSISQGAKRIEAREHTTTYKDIAANFEGSSSRIDILLTNFHNLSLQIKKILAVSSMTCV; encoded by the coding sequence ATGACAAACAATAAATCAATAGGCCTAACAAAAAAATATTATTTTGCTAGTGAAGTAATTGAACGTTTAAATATTGCTTCACATCAATTAAGATATCTCGAAACAAAAATCCCTGGTTTATCTAACTATAAAATAAATAATAGGAAATATTATACTGCTAATGATATTGAGCTACTTCAAAAATCTTTGTCTATAAGCCAAGGAGCGAAGCGTATAGAAGCACGTGAGCATACGACGACTTACAAAGACATTGCAGCCAATTTTGAGGGTTCATCGAGTAGAATCGATATATTACTTACCAACTTCCATAATTTATCTCTTCAAATAAAAAAAATTCTTGCCGTTTCCTCAATGACTTGCGTATAG
- the nagZ gene encoding beta-N-acetylhexosaminidase, translated as MTIRQTAKPVIVGIYGSALTDAERELFKEHNPLGVILFRRNIKKHANGEQDKEALKTLIADIKEVSGENTIISIDQEGGRVRRLIEPTFYKAPAAQTFTNPQECKQNYSKIAKELREVGINLDFAPVADLIHEGADNIAGDRSFGSEPEVVVPLCLAAINGLQEEKVGACIKHIPGHGRAKVDSHIELPIVDTSLKELEDTDFKVFKELAKHDNIKLAMTAHIIYKALDPHNPATLSKIVIDYIKNNIGFKGLIISDAIDMKALSGSMVDITKRVLDAGVDIVLECTGEFDKMSEVLDSVSEGSIDKFSDLFA; from the coding sequence ATGACAATAAGACAAACGGCAAAGCCTGTAATCGTAGGTATATACGGTTCTGCATTAACTGATGCTGAAAGAGAATTATTTAAAGAGCATAATCCTTTAGGTGTAATTTTGTTCCGTCGTAATATTAAAAAACATGCTAACGGTGAGCAGGATAAAGAAGCGCTTAAAACCCTTATTGCTGATATAAAAGAAGTATCAGGTGAAAATACTATCATCTCTATAGATCAAGAAGGGGGGAGGGTAAGAAGACTTATTGAACCGACTTTTTATAAAGCTCCGGCTGCCCAAACTTTTACTAATCCCCAAGAATGTAAGCAAAATTATAGCAAGATAGCGAAAGAGTTAAGAGAAGTAGGTATTAATCTAGATTTTGCTCCAGTAGCGGATTTGATTCACGAAGGAGCAGACAATATAGCTGGAGATAGAAGTTTCGGTTCAGAGCCTGAAGTAGTCGTGCCTCTATGTTTAGCTGCTATAAACGGCTTGCAAGAAGAGAAAGTCGGGGCTTGTATCAAACATATTCCGGGTCATGGTAGAGCTAAAGTAGATAGCCATATAGAGTTACCCATTGTTGATACTAGCTTAAAAGAACTAGAGGATACAGACTTTAAAGTATTTAAGGAGCTGGCGAAACATGATAATATTAAGCTTGCTATGACGGCGCATATAATTTACAAAGCTCTTGACCCTCATAACCCTGCGACTCTATCCAAAATAGTTATCGATTATATTAAAAATAATATTGGTTTTAAAGGGCTTATTATTTCCGATGCAATAGATATGAAAGCTTTAAGCGGTAGTATGGTAGATATTACCAAACGAGTTTTAGATGCAGGAGTAGATATAGTGCTTGAATGTACCGGAGAATTTGACAAAATGTCTGAAGTTTTAGATAGTGTTTCAGAAGGTTCTATAGATAAATTTTCTGACCTGTTTGCGTAA
- a CDS encoding bifunctional (p)ppGpp synthetase/guanosine-3',5'-bis(diphosphate) 3'-pyrophosphohydrolase: MICDIINLLKEDLNKAEIENEIYMRLKEPYSVLKKMKRKEVPIDALKDLIACRVIVKSKGLCYNALDVVKNSPHLALLYTKDYINRPKSNGYQSLHNIMQLLHSKRNFEIQIRSEDMHKDAELGRAAHLNYKEEQDRHLKKVFDVTNDTVLSKARQMVKQFEGLEEQIVEYEKEIIRIWHTKYDEMLKWENAAEMLIFNEK, translated from the coding sequence TTGATTTGTGATATTATTAATCTGCTTAAAGAAGATTTAAATAAAGCAGAGATAGAAAATGAGATATATATGCGTCTTAAAGAACCATACTCTGTTTTAAAAAAGATGAAAAGGAAAGAAGTGCCGATTGATGCGCTGAAAGACTTAATTGCATGTAGGGTTATAGTAAAATCTAAAGGCCTATGCTACAATGCTTTGGACGTGGTTAAGAATTCTCCGCATTTAGCTTTGCTATACACCAAGGATTATATCAATAGACCAAAAAGCAACGGCTATCAGTCTCTCCATAATATAATGCAGCTTTTACACTCTAAACGTAATTTTGAAATACAAATAAGAAGTGAGGATATGCACAAAGATGCCGAGCTTGGTAGAGCGGCTCATTTAAATTACAAAGAAGAACAAGATCGTCACTTGAAAAAAGTTTTTGACGTTACTAACGACACGGTACTTTCTAAAGCGCGTCAAATGGTGAAACAATTTGAAGGATTAGAAGAGCAAATTGTAGAATACGAAAAAGAAATTATACGTATTTGGCATACCAAATATGATGAAATGCTAAAATGGGAAAATGCAGCTGAAATGCTAATATTTAATGAAAAGTAG
- a CDS encoding valine--tRNA ligase, with product MKEFPKNYNFIENEKKWQQIWQEQQIYAYDSNIPKEETYVIDTPPPTVSGQLHIGHVYSYTQTDFIVRFQRMIGKNIFYPMGFDDNGLPTERLVEKQKQIKAYNMSRDEFINICEGVVASEEGKFRSLFNQIALSVDWSLEYQTISPLSRKISQMSFLDLVKKGEIYRNDQPILWDPVDCTALAQADIEDKEKTSFMNYITFKTEQGDPLTIATTRPELLPACVAVFYHPDDERYKHLVSKFAITPLFNEKIPLLADSLVQQDKGSGLVMCCTFGDQTDITWWKTHNLPLKTIITKKGIIDFPHDIGIDGLKIKGARTKIIDTLKEQELLIKQEEITQTVKCAERSGAPLEILTVPQWFVKTISHKEALLKRATELNWHPKSMKIRLENWINAISWDWCISRQRYFGIPFPVWYSKVIGEKGKILYADISQLPVDPLKDLPIGYSKEEVEPDLDVMDTWATSSVSPQLSTHGISDNFAVNKDRHNKLFPMDLRPQAHEIIRTWAFYTILKAHLHQNTLPWKNIMVSGWCLAEDRSKMSKSKDNVLVPEKLLEQYGSDVIRYWSANSRLGADTSYSEDVMKNGKRLVNKLWNAAKFVSIHFDKLKDEDKKAKLLDVKEKITNEFDQWIINKLVELVNLATNELQNYEYANAMQLTEKFFWSVFCDNYLEISKTRSYDEENKNPQGQYSSILTLYHIMQTLLKLFAPFIPHITEELYQILYNDRRSIHIKGGWVNYSNLYYEIDVTQSERLIEILDIVRKFKAEKNLSIKAPIKLLEVSSIKLSEELTEDLKNVTSAEEIKFEVQGDKIKVDIIL from the coding sequence ATGAAAGAATTTCCAAAGAATTATAATTTTATCGAAAATGAGAAAAAGTGGCAGCAGATTTGGCAAGAACAGCAAATTTATGCGTATGATTCAAATATTCCAAAAGAAGAAACTTATGTAATTGATACTCCGCCTCCGACAGTTTCGGGGCAGCTACATATCGGGCATGTTTACAGCTATACGCAAACCGACTTTATCGTACGTTTTCAGCGTATGATCGGTAAAAATATCTTTTATCCTATGGGGTTTGACGATAATGGACTACCGACCGAGAGACTTGTTGAAAAGCAAAAGCAGATCAAGGCTTACAATATGAGTAGAGACGAGTTTATAAATATTTGTGAAGGGGTAGTAGCAAGTGAAGAAGGGAAGTTTAGAAGTCTATTTAACCAAATAGCCTTATCGGTTGATTGGAGTTTAGAGTACCAAACTATCAGCCCGTTATCACGAAAAATATCACAAATGTCTTTTCTTGATTTAGTTAAGAAAGGCGAAATTTATCGCAATGATCAGCCTATATTATGGGATCCGGTAGATTGTACTGCTCTTGCTCAAGCCGATATTGAGGACAAGGAAAAAACCTCTTTCATGAATTATATTACGTTTAAAACCGAGCAAGGAGACCCGCTTACAATAGCAACTACAAGACCGGAATTACTACCAGCTTGCGTAGCCGTATTTTATCACCCTGACGATGAACGTTATAAGCACCTGGTAAGCAAATTTGCTATAACTCCGCTTTTTAATGAGAAAATTCCACTGCTTGCTGATTCTTTAGTACAACAAGATAAAGGCAGTGGATTAGTTATGTGCTGTACGTTTGGTGATCAAACCGATATTACTTGGTGGAAAACGCATAATCTACCTTTAAAAACTATTATTACTAAAAAAGGTATAATAGATTTTCCTCATGATATCGGTATAGACGGATTGAAAATTAAAGGAGCTCGAACAAAAATAATAGATACTTTAAAAGAGCAGGAATTGCTTATTAAGCAAGAAGAGATAACTCAAACCGTTAAATGTGCCGAGAGGTCAGGCGCTCCTCTTGAGATACTAACCGTACCGCAATGGTTTGTTAAAACAATATCACATAAGGAAGCGTTACTTAAAAGAGCAACTGAGTTAAACTGGCATCCTAAAAGTATGAAAATTAGACTTGAGAACTGGATTAATGCCATTAGCTGGGATTGGTGCATCAGTAGGCAGCGTTATTTTGGTATACCGTTTCCTGTTTGGTACTCTAAAGTAATAGGAGAAAAAGGTAAAATTTTATATGCCGATATTTCACAGCTACCTGTCGATCCCTTAAAAGATTTACCTATAGGCTATAGTAAGGAGGAAGTAGAGCCTGACTTGGATGTTATGGATACTTGGGCAACAAGTTCTGTTTCGCCGCAGCTTTCTACTCATGGGATTTCTGATAATTTCGCTGTTAATAAAGATAGACACAATAAATTATTCCCTATGGATTTAAGACCTCAAGCACACGAAATTATTAGAACCTGGGCATTCTATACAATCCTAAAAGCACATCTACACCAAAATACTCTACCGTGGAAAAATATCATGGTAAGCGGTTGGTGTTTAGCTGAAGACCGCAGTAAAATGTCAAAATCCAAAGACAATGTTTTAGTTCCTGAAAAACTGCTAGAGCAGTACGGTTCTGACGTAATACGCTATTGGTCGGCAAATTCAAGACTTGGAGCTGACACCTCCTACTCTGAAGATGTTATGAAAAATGGTAAGCGACTAGTTAATAAGCTATGGAATGCTGCTAAATTTGTTTCTATACATTTTGATAAATTAAAAGATGAAGATAAAAAAGCAAAGCTTTTGGATGTTAAAGAAAAAATCACTAACGAGTTTGATCAATGGATAATTAATAAACTAGTAGAGCTAGTTAATCTAGCTACAAATGAGTTACAAAATTATGAATATGCAAATGCTATGCAGCTGACAGAAAAGTTTTTTTGGTCGGTATTTTGTGATAATTATTTAGAGATTAGTAAAACTAGAAGCTATGATGAAGAAAACAAAAACCCACAAGGGCAATATAGTAGCATATTAACACTCTATCACATAATGCAAACGCTATTAAAGTTATTTGCTCCGTTTATACCGCATATTACTGAAGAATTATATCAGATATTATATAATGATAGGAGGTCTATTCATATAAAAGGTGGCTGGGTAAATTATAGCAATTTATACTATGAAATCGATGTAACGCAATCAGAAAGATTAATTGAAATTCTAGACATCGTCAGGAAATTCAAAGCCGAGAAGAACCTATCTATAAAAGCTCCGATAAAATTACTTGAAGTTAGTAGCATAAAATTATCTGAAGAACTAACAGAAGATTTAAAAAACGTTACATCGGCAGAAGAAATAAAATTTGAGGTTCAAGGTGATAAAATTAAAGTCGATATTATCCTTTAA
- a CDS encoding phosphorylcholine transferase LicD: protein MIKLKSILSFKNILGLILIIFAGIFFYAYILEHDWRYVTLNDEQVKKYRISEKKAIGLYQLMKDTHEILGKNNINYWIEGGTLLGAVRHQGIIPFDDDLDIGIIHENEVRLQQILPQFEQLGYTVSFERSYNICKKVCLDIFIFHKEQNKFIHTNLTTRNKYPSDFFYDYELYPLKKYKFGSIEVYGPADPKANLDGLYPEWDKYTVIHNSHSLHLPFLSNIEKKTKFILTPELLKPAHPFGPLEDRVSF, encoded by the coding sequence GTGATAAAATTAAAGTCGATATTATCCTTTAAAAATATTTTAGGCTTAATTCTTATTATATTTGCCGGTATATTTTTTTATGCTTATATATTAGAACATGACTGGCGATATGTAACCTTAAATGATGAGCAAGTAAAAAAATACAGAATTAGTGAGAAAAAAGCTATTGGCCTTTATCAGCTAATGAAAGACACTCATGAGATACTTGGTAAGAATAATATTAATTATTGGATAGAAGGCGGTACGCTGCTTGGAGCCGTTAGACATCAAGGTATAATTCCTTTTGACGATGATTTAGATATAGGCATAATACATGAGAATGAAGTACGGTTGCAACAAATATTACCACAATTTGAACAGCTAGGTTATACTGTTTCTTTTGAACGGTCTTACAATATATGTAAAAAAGTTTGCTTGGATATTTTTATTTTTCATAAAGAACAGAACAAATTTATTCATACTAACTTAACTACTCGCAATAAATATCCAAGCGACTTTTTTTATGATTATGAGCTATACCCTTTAAAAAAATATAAATTCGGTAGTATAGAGGTTTATGGCCCGGCTGATCCTAAAGCAAATTTAGATGGGCTATATCCGGAATGGGATAAGTATACAGTAATACATAATTCTCATAGCTTACATTTACCTTTTTTATCGAATATCGAGAAAAAAACTAAATTTATATTAACGCCGGAATTGTTAAAACCGGCTCATCCGTTTGGTCCCTTAGAGGATAGAGTAAGCTTTTAA